A genomic stretch from Telopea speciosissima isolate NSW1024214 ecotype Mountain lineage chromosome 7, Tspe_v1, whole genome shotgun sequence includes:
- the LOC122666885 gene encoding increased DNA methylation 1-like isoform X1, which translates to MKKFETLLIHEGKDNEFGVHNSRGRDDLKADASLLQESQCVYERQNRKRRYKSKSNGSRIPICSPQKRKGKGSYVIKEKYNFLRGRSYPKKFQQVDGNIESQPSDNQKAFDALPKHDEVSKHNRGPLRFSGYDKKVRLKDMVSRPQKRRRRRYNSFHQSDTRCAACRYEGMLIICVSCRSSYHWSCVGLEDVPNGDWFCPFCQCGICGLRGSGTSDRSFSSSCYQCTRQYHVDCLSKRELPISGSPPKNFCSQNCFQIFDHLHQILGKSNPTSIEGLSWTMLRRGINDIHFGEAMLKIDLRVKLSHARNIMQECFHPIIDPRSKRNIVVDVLSNRVSKFKRLDFHGFYTMFLQIGDEVTCVATVRVHGPTVAEMPLICTGFKYRQQGMSHVLVNELEKMLTQLGVERLVLPSIPQQSQTWKNSFGFTEMSHEERLELLGFPLLVFQGTTLYQKFLTKSIAIKNSKCFAGISKNSGMVSGFQQEKDNQVGNCKYTFYRFYYKRKQRNKIIGKVNMVENCNRTKDACKYVYKRRRILAHEGSSIDR; encoded by the exons ATGAAGAAGTTTGAGACTCTTTTAATTCATGAAGGCAAGGATAATGAGTTTGGAGTCCATAACTCAAGGGGGAGAGATGATTTAAAAGCTGATGCGTCTCTGTTGCAAGAAAGTCAATGTGTTTATGAAAGACAGAATCGGAAGAGACGATATAAATCTAAAAGTAATGGAAGTAGAATTCCTATTTGTAGTCcacaaaaaaggaaggggaagggTTCATATGTaatcaaagaaaaatataatttcCTTAGAGGAAGAAGTTACCCAAAGAAATTCCAGCAGGTTGATGGTAATATTGAGTCACAGCCCAGTGACAACCAAAAGGCATTTGATGCTCTACCAAAACATGATGAAGTTAGTAAACACAATCGTGGTCCTCTGCGCTTTTCTGGTTATGACAAAAAGGTCAGGCTTAAAGATATGGTATCTCGTCCTCAAAAGCGAAGGAGGAGGAGGTACAACAGTTTCCATCAAAGTGACACTAGATGTGCAGCCTGTCGTTATGAAGGAATGCTTATTATTTGCGTTTCCTGTCGTTCCTCATATCATTGGAGTTGCGTAGGCCTTGAG GATGTTCCAAATGGAGACTGGTTTTGTCCATTTTGTCAATGTGGGATTTGTGGCTTGAGAGGTTCTGGCACCAGTGATCGGTCCTTCAGCAGCAGTTGTTATCAATGCACAAGACAAT ATCATGTGGATTGTCTGAGTAAAAGAGAATTGCCAATCTCTGGAAGTCCACCAAAGAACTTTTGCAGCCAAAATTGTTTTCAG ATATTTGatcatcttcatcaaattcttGGCAAATCAAATCCAACCAGCATTGAAGGCTTATCCTGGACTATGTTGAGACGAGGGATAAATGATATTCACTTTGGAGAGGCAATGCTAAAGATTGATCTTCGTGTTAAGCTATCCCATGCCCGGAACATCATGCAGGAGTGCTTTCATCCTATCATTGATCCTCGTTCTAAAAGGAATATTGTTGTAGATGTTCTTTCTAATAGAGT atcaaaattcaaaaggTTGGACTTCCATGGATTCTATACCATGTTTTTGCAAATTGGAGATGAAGTGACATGCGTGGCCACTGTGAG GGTCCACGGACCAACCGTTGCTGAGATGCCTCTAATTTGTACCGGTTTTAAGTACCGGCAGCAGGGAATGAGCCATGTTCTTGTTAATGAACTAGAGAAG ATGCTCACTCAATTAGGGGTAGAAAGACTAGTTTTGCCATCCATTCCTCAGCAAAGTCAAACATGGAAGAATTCCTTCGGGTTTACAGAGATGTCACATGAAGAAAGATTAGAGCTCTTGGGTTTTCCCCTTCTGGTCTTTCAAGGAACAACATTGTACCAAAAATTCCTTACCAAATCTATTGCAATAAAGAACTCAAAAT GTTTTGCTGGAATATCGAAAAACTCAGGAATGGTTTCTGGATTTCAGCAG GAAAAGGATAATCAAGTTGGAAATTGCAAATATACCTTTTATCGCTTCTATTACAAGCGTAAGCAGAGGAATAAGATTATTGGGAAAGTGAACATGGTTGAGAACTGCAATAGAACAAAGGATGCATGCAAGTATGTATACAAGCGACGAAGGATACTGGCTCACGAAGGTTCGAGTATTGATCGGTAG
- the LOC122666885 gene encoding increased DNA methylation 1-like isoform X2 — protein MNSRKQLLLNEKVEDVPNGDWFCPFCQCGICGLRGSGTSDRSFSSSCYQCTRQYHVDCLSKRELPISGSPPKNFCSQNCFQIFDHLHQILGKSNPTSIEGLSWTMLRRGINDIHFGEAMLKIDLRVKLSHARNIMQECFHPIIDPRSKRNIVVDVLSNRVSKFKRLDFHGFYTMFLQIGDEVTCVATVRVHGPTVAEMPLICTGFKYRQQGMSHVLVNELEKMLTQLGVERLVLPSIPQQSQTWKNSFGFTEMSHEERLELLGFPLLVFQGTTLYQKFLTKSIAIKNSKCFAGISKNSGMVSGFQQEKDNQVGNCKYTFYRFYYKRKQRNKIIGKVNMVENCNRTKDACKYVYKRRRILAHEGSSIDR, from the exons ATGAACTCAAGAAAGCAGCTTCTTCTCAATGAGAAGGTCGAG GATGTTCCAAATGGAGACTGGTTTTGTCCATTTTGTCAATGTGGGATTTGTGGCTTGAGAGGTTCTGGCACCAGTGATCGGTCCTTCAGCAGCAGTTGTTATCAATGCACAAGACAAT ATCATGTGGATTGTCTGAGTAAAAGAGAATTGCCAATCTCTGGAAGTCCACCAAAGAACTTTTGCAGCCAAAATTGTTTTCAG ATATTTGatcatcttcatcaaattcttGGCAAATCAAATCCAACCAGCATTGAAGGCTTATCCTGGACTATGTTGAGACGAGGGATAAATGATATTCACTTTGGAGAGGCAATGCTAAAGATTGATCTTCGTGTTAAGCTATCCCATGCCCGGAACATCATGCAGGAGTGCTTTCATCCTATCATTGATCCTCGTTCTAAAAGGAATATTGTTGTAGATGTTCTTTCTAATAGAGT atcaaaattcaaaaggTTGGACTTCCATGGATTCTATACCATGTTTTTGCAAATTGGAGATGAAGTGACATGCGTGGCCACTGTGAG GGTCCACGGACCAACCGTTGCTGAGATGCCTCTAATTTGTACCGGTTTTAAGTACCGGCAGCAGGGAATGAGCCATGTTCTTGTTAATGAACTAGAGAAG ATGCTCACTCAATTAGGGGTAGAAAGACTAGTTTTGCCATCCATTCCTCAGCAAAGTCAAACATGGAAGAATTCCTTCGGGTTTACAGAGATGTCACATGAAGAAAGATTAGAGCTCTTGGGTTTTCCCCTTCTGGTCTTTCAAGGAACAACATTGTACCAAAAATTCCTTACCAAATCTATTGCAATAAAGAACTCAAAAT GTTTTGCTGGAATATCGAAAAACTCAGGAATGGTTTCTGGATTTCAGCAG GAAAAGGATAATCAAGTTGGAAATTGCAAATATACCTTTTATCGCTTCTATTACAAGCGTAAGCAGAGGAATAAGATTATTGGGAAAGTGAACATGGTTGAGAACTGCAATAGAACAAAGGATGCATGCAAGTATGTATACAAGCGACGAAGGATACTGGCTCACGAAGGTTCGAGTATTGATCGGTAG